A genomic window from Prunus persica cultivar Lovell chromosome G2, Prunus_persica_NCBIv2, whole genome shotgun sequence includes:
- the LOC18786298 gene encoding uncharacterized protein LOC18786298: protein METQDNEIESLNSTSSWSSAANWTIAGGCLVNCVSFESSSSPIDDETLKSTSESSLILLPPSPDSVPCEITINFTQKHEVQQVYVRSTARVYEIYYAPDLQSGNEYLCTVRCGIADRDEEVLHTGDNEEVRSTNSNGSLKDPSEENSRNGNGLNTSEDDWIEVKVPDTHVLDNKTKSLPLKLGSAQAFYEATAQISDASPCVSLTLRLLSLERKDCVCVDEVYVFADPVDSADSENQVSTVESSAGSSLMAMLVPTLLQFSKTSGAHRTQDRHNSDTWEKQNSLEIGSHTVGSTSAATKIQEEGKASIPDHQELKVNRATVGTAQLQIPPLVPFRESKPDSPPYSHVERAVDQLCSRMGRIEDLVLRFEENMLKPISSIEARLERVEQQLEVLTRKSQNSGLPTCSRFCAPSFSCIESESNSFYNSGNDYRRWEAFESGKNDVQLDALPTTPYDMSGSVNSPHLFPSLVVTAPEFSNGDDEEEEEEEDHESDVVVTPSENKPRPALTIDDALASALAGFMSLTSTQPEKYTQTLSVKAPDFLNEEDDSVDRKSPASVENDVGADPSMCSGAINETKSIKDSVADSAKSSSESEGNVIRSPNDEHTDKTLGVDGLHQRYEDGEEGKLVDGKSIGNAVDLANRGMMSRTDFCEITEESENGEVSTEISNILDLDKTDIPNSLPQDQTDDGHGNTQEDTYTESDLTTPKEATEENPDKDILKNILELSRAASVVDFGTPVLDVKFTSQDSYESPYFSLEALLAELPESKTEAPSVKETDDAAPVGEGCKLILVEDEEPVGPAPDGKFSVDMDFYSVGEPLGMWEDDTCNSHETFAASLI from the exons ATGGAAACGCAAGACAACGAGATCGAAAGCCTCAACAGCACCTCTTCATGGAGTTCCGCCGCAAACTGGACCATCGCCGGTGGCTGTCTCGTAAATTGCGTCTCTTTCGAGTCGTCTTCTTCTCCGATCGACGACGAGACTCTAAAGTCCACCTCTGAATCCTCTCTTATTCTGCTCCCTCCATCACCCGATTCTGTTCCTTGCGAGATCACTA TTAATTTCACGCAGAAACATGAGGTCCAGCAGGTTTATGTTCGGAGTACTGCCCGAGTCTATGAGATATACTATGCACCTGATTTGCAGAGTGGCAATGAGTATCTCTGTACAGTTCGCTGTGGAATTGCTGACAGAGATGAAGAAGTGCTTCATACAGGTGATAATGAAGAAGTACGTTCTACAAATTCAAATGGGTCTCTTAAGGACCCATCTGAAGAAAACTCAAGAAATGGAAATGGTCTGAACACCAGTGAAGATGACTGGATTGAAGTGAAAGTCCCAGATACTCATGTGCTTGATAATAAAACCAAATCCTTGCCATTAAAGTTGGGTTCTGCACAG GCTTTTTATGAAGCTACAGCACAGATTAGTGATGCAAGTCCTTGTGTATCGCTCACACTTCGTCTACTGTCGCTTGAGAGGAAAGATTGTGTTTGCGTTGATGAGGTCTACGTGTTTGCTGACCCTGTTGATTCAGCTGATTCAGAAAATCAAGTGAGTACAGTGGAAAGCTCAGCTGGGAGTTCCCTCATGGCCATGCTTGTGCCTActcttttacaattttctaaAACAAGCGGTGCTCACCGAACACAAGACAGGCACAATTCTGATACATGGGAAAAACAGAACTCCCTAGAGATTGGGTCACATACAGTTGGTTCTACCAGTGCTGCAACTAAGATTCAGGAGGAAGGAAAAGCCAGCATACCTGATCACCAAGAACTAAAGGTGAATAGGGCTACTGTGGGTACAGCCCAATTACAGATCCCGCCACTAGTTCCTTTTAGAGAAAGCAAACCTGATTCCCCTCCATATAGTCATGTAGAAAGAGCTGTGGATCAGCTTTGTTCTCGAATGGGTAGAATAGAGGATCTAGTTTTGAGGTTTGAAGAAAATATGCTAAAACCAATAAGCAGTATTGAGGCAAGGCTTGAAAGGGTAGAGCAGCAACTTGAAGTACTCACAAGAAAATCACAGAATTCCGGGTTGCCAACATGCTCAAGATTCTGTGCACCTTCTTTCTCATGCATTGAGTCTGAATCCAACTCTTTCTACAATAGTGGAAATGATTATCGCCGTTGGGAGGCTTTTGAATCAGGTAAGAATGACGTTCAATTGGATGCACTCCCGACCACACCTTATGACATGTCTGGTTCAGTAAATTCCCCTCATTTGTTCCCAAGTCTAGTAGTAACAGCTCCTGAATTTTCAAATGgtgatgatgaggaggaggaagaagaagaagatcatgAATCAGATGTAGTGGTAACTCCTTCAGAAAATAAACCAAGACCTGCTTTGACAATTGATGACGCTTTAGCATCTGCACTAGCTGGATTCATGTCTTTGACTTCAACCCAGCCTGAGAAATATACCCAAACCCTTTCGGTTAAAGCTCCTGATTTTTTAAATGAGGAAGATGATAGTGTTGACAGAAAATCTCCAGCAAGTGTTGAAAATGATGTAGGCGCAGATCCTTCCATGTGCTCTGGTGCAATTAATGAGACGAAGAGCATAAAAGATTCAGTTGCTGATTCAGCGAAAAGTTCTTCAGAGAGTGAGGGGAATGTGATAAGATCTCCTAATGATGAGCACACTGATAAAACACTCGGAGTTGATGGACTGCACCAGCGTTATGAGGATGGAGAAGAAGGCAAACTTGTTGATGGCAAGAGCATTGGGAATGCAGTTGATCTAGCCAATCGTGGCATGATGTCTAGAACTGATTTTTGTGAGATAACAGAAGAGAgtgaaaatggagaagtcAGCACGGAGATAAGCAACATCCTGGATCTTGATAAAACTGATATACCAAACTCGTTGCCTCAAGATCAGACTGATGATGGACATGGTAACACCCAGGAAGATACTTATACAGAGTCTGATTTAACTACTCCAAAGGAAGCGACAGAAGAGAATCCTGACAAAGATATTCTGAAGAATATCCTTGAACTTTCACGCGCTGCTTCCGTGGTGGATTTTGGGACTCCAGTTCTGGATGTGAAATTCACTTCTCAGGATAGTTATGAGAGCCCCTATTTTTCTCTTGAAGCTCTTTTAGCTGAGTTGCCAGAATCAAAGACCGAAGCTCCTTCCGTCAAGGAAACTGATGATGCGGCCCCGGTTGGTGAGGGTTGTAAGTTGATTTTGGTGGAGGATGAGGAGCCAGTTGGCCCTGCCCCTGATGGTAAATTCTCTGTGGATATGGATTTCTATAGTGTAGGAGAACCTTTGGGCATGTGGGAAGACGATACATGCAATAGCCATGAGACATTTGCAGCAAGTCTTATTTGA